The nucleotide sequence GTCATGGTTTCTCCGAGTCCAACTGCAACAAAGAAAGCCTGATCGGGTGAGCCTCCTGCCAATGCTCCCTGGCGCCAAAGTGTGGTCAGGAAGTTTCTGATCATTGCCCGAACTTTCACCCAGGTATTGGCATCATTGGGTTCGAAAACATAGGCTTCTGTTGCCTTTTGGGTAGATTCTTCCACCATGATAAACAAACGCCGTACGGAGATGTATCTCCATTCGTTGCTGTTGCCGGCAAGGGTGCGGGCACCCCATACCAGTATCCCTTTCCCTGTAAAGCTGCGGATCACATTGATGGATTTACCAGTGGGATGAACATTTAAACTCTCCTGTTCTTCCTGATTGATTTTGACTGCCGGAGCCAGAACATTGTTAAGACTAACATTAGCCGGAGCTTTCCATACGCCCCTTGTTTCGTCAATATTGGCATATACACCGGCAATAAAGCCAGAAGGTGGAAGATAGCTCATTTCTCTCTTAATGCTGGAAAAAACGGAATAGAAGAAAGGGTGATTTTCCACCAGCCTCTTTTCTGCTTGGTTTTCATTGTGAATGGCTGTTTGGAACAGATCTTCCAATGCTCCGAGCAATTTTTGCAGCCCCAGGTTATCATTCAGGTAGCTGATGGCGGCCAGGGCTCTGTTTTTCTTGTTGGAATATGTACTCAGATCCAGTTCGCCTGATCCCAGTGCAGGAATGTCAGCAACTTGCGAATAACTGTTGCTGGTACCTTCAAGCCAGTTGTTGTTGCCGTCATAAGCGCCATAGGCTGAATCGACAGCATTTTCATCTGCCAGATCCGACAATTCGGACAGGAGGGAAGCATTCTTCTCAAAGCTGATAAAGTCAATCATCACATCATGCAGGGCTTTATCTGATTTGAGATTTTCTACCTGACTGGTGAGATCGGGTCCCAGCAAACCGCTTGTTTCTATGGTATTAAATGACAGCACAGTTTCCCTTAAAAGAAGAAGCAAAGCCTGAAATGCTGTTGTAACCGGGCCTGGCTGCGAAGAGGGGTGTTTTCTTACTTCCCTGATCAGGCTTTGGTAATACGCGTATAAGGCAGCGTAATTCTCCATGGGCACATTGGATAAAGTGCTCATCACCAGATCGGTTCTTTCTGCCTCAGCCTTGTATTCATTTATGAATGGGTCCAACTGGGGGTTTGCAGGCAAAGAAAAATCAATGAGGGGTGTGCCCCCCGAGATTTCAATATCCCTCACACGGAATTGCTTCTCATAGGTGGTTATCAGCCAGGGATAATAAGCAGCCCCGTATTTCAGGTACCGGGTGCCTACTTTTTCCCGGAAATTGTCTATGGGGGTATCACCCTCCACATAGCCATCCTGAAGATCAAAAATCCCGAACCTGTCCTGCAGTTTATTACATTGGGCCAGGGCATCAGCCTGAAGTGAGCCGAACTCAGTTGTTGAGAGGGCATTTGATCCATCTGCTTTGGAACCTGAGGAATCGGGAAACAATATCAAAGTGGGCTCATCATACTTGAGCAAGGCATCCAAACCCGGTTTCAGGCCCTTCGGATTGGCCGGATCACTCGTGTCATTATACACGATGGAATCAGCATAACTGCCCACTGAGACAATGTAGCAGTCACCTCCGCCATTATCGAAAAATCCCCGGAGGCTGTCGTACATGTAAAATCTTTTCACTGAAACAGAATCCACATTGTTGTTTCCATCCACTGTGATGGTATAGGTTTCGGGTTGGTATCCACCTCCAAAATATTGTTCATATTCCACCAGCGATGTAATTTTGGTAGGGATTTTGGTGAGATCCTTTTGGTTTTCGCCGGCCGCTTTTTCGGTATAGCCGATAAAAGCCGGAATTGCCGTTTCAACGGTAGCAACAGAAGGAGGAAATTTGGATATTTCTTTTACATAAACCCCTGGTGTTTTATAAGCCATAACGTTTAAGATTTAATAGGTGAATAATGAAGTTTTAAGCTTCCTGCAATTTATGGGAGAATTTCAGTATGATGAATTCAGCGGGACGGACGGCAGCCATTCCAATCTCCACATTCATTCTTCCTTCGAGAATGTCCTGTGCGGTCATGGTTTCTCCCAGGCCTACCGACACAAAAAAGGCTTCATTGGGAGAGGCCCCTGCCAGTGCTCCCTGTCGCCAAAGGGTGATCAGGTAGTTGCGGATCATGCCGCGGATCTTTGCCCAGGTGTTGGCATCGTTGGGCTCGAACACAAACTTCTGTGTGGCTTTCTTAACCGACTCTTCCACCATATTATAAAAACGACGTACTGAAACATAACGCCATTCATTGTCATTACCTGCCAGGGTGCGGGCGCCCCACACCAGGATACCCTTACCGCTGAATTGTCTTATGGCATTGACCGATTTTCCCGAGGTGTGCACATTCAGGCCTTCCTGGGC is from Bacteroidales bacterium and encodes:
- a CDS encoding phage tail sheath family protein, whose amino-acid sequence is MSTLSNVPMENYAALYAYYQSLIREVRKHPSSQPGPVTTAFQALLLLLRETVLSFNTIETSGLLGPDLTSQVENLKSDKALHDVMIDFISFEKNASLLSELSDLADENAVDSAYGAYDGNNNWLEGTSNSYSQVADIPALGSGELDLSTYSNKKNRALAAISYLNDNLGLQKLLGALEDLFQTAIHNENQAEKRLVENHPFFYSVFSSIKREMSYLPPSGFIAGVYANIDETRGVWKAPANVSLNNVLAPAVKINQEEQESLNVHPTGKSINVIRSFTGKGILVWGARTLAGNSNEWRYISVRRLFIMVEESTQKATEAYVFEPNDANTWVKVRAMIRNFLTTLWRQGALAGGSPDQAFFVAVGLGETMT